The sequence below is a genomic window from Thermoflavifilum sp..
ATGATTATCGATATGCTTACGGCGCGCTGCTTCCGCAAATCAATCTGAACGCCACACGCAACTGGTCGTCCAATAATGTGAATCAATCTTTTTCTGATGGCAGAAAAGTGGATAAAAAAAATGCACGATCGAATGTATGGAATCTGACTGGTAATTTAAACTGGACATTATTCGATGGCCTGCGCATGTTTGCTGCTGCCGATGAATTGAAGAATATCCGCGACCGGGGCGAATTAGTCGTTAAAAGTGAGGTTATCCAGACCATAGCTTCAATCATGAATACCTATTACCTCATCGTTCAACAAAAACAACAACTGGCAGCCATTGCAGAACAAATGCAAATTTCGGAGGAAAGGGTGCGCATTGCTCAAAATAAATTCAGTTCCGGATTGGGCTCAAAACTCGATGTATTGCAGGCACAGGTTGATCTGAACGCGCAACGCTCGGCCTACCTGCAACAACAAACGCTGATTGCCAAAACCAAAGCTATGCTGAATCAACTGATTGCTTTGCCGCCCGATCAGGAATTTGAAGTGGAAGATTCTATTCCTATCGATACTTCCTTGCAAATGACAGATCTGAAAACAGAAGCATTGCAACAAAATCCTGATCTGTTGATTGCATCAAAAGACCTGGAACTTGCTAAAAATAATCTGCAGATTACCCGTGCCCAACGTTTCCCCACGCTTTCTTTCAATACCACTTATAGCTTTAACAAACAAAATGCACAGGCCACCAATCCCTATCAACCCATTTCTAACCGCAATCTGGGGCTTACCTATGGCTTATCGGCCAGCATTCCCATTTTCCATGGATTCGATATCAAACGCCAGATTGAAGACGCCCAGCTGAACATGCAATATCAGCAGATCAATCTACAGAATCAAACCAGCCAGCTCCAGTTGTCCTTGCAAAATGCCTATCAGGATTATCGTTATTATATTCAAGCCATGCAACTGGAGCAAAGCAATGTATCAGTGGCCGAAGAAAATGTACGCATAGCCTTAGCAGCATTTGAGCAGGGACAAAGTACAACCCTCGATGTGCGCACCGCTCAGCAGGGGCTTGCCGATGCACAGGCACGACTGATAACGGCTCGATATAACGCCAAACAGGCCGAAATTACCTTGCTGCAACTCAAAGGTGATTTAATCCAGTAATGCTATGTTTCGTTTCATATGGATGCCATTTGTTTTGAGATCATACCGCATGGTTCTGCATCATATCAGGAAATGATCAGGCTTCGTGAAAAAATATTACGTACTCCGCTCGGACTCCAGTTCTCGGCAGATGAAATCGACGCTGAAAAACATGATTTGCATATAGGTGCTTTTTTGCCACCCGATCATCGGCTTATTGCCTGTTGTGTACTCAGCCCACTGGATCATCAAACGGTAAGATTACGCCAGATGGCCGTGGATATTTCATTTCAACGACAACATATAGGTACGGCATTATTGAAATATGCTGAATATGTGGCCTGCTTGAAAGGATTTCATACGATTGTATTGCATGCGCGTGTGTATGCCATGGAATTTTATCAAAAGCATGGATACAGCGTTGAAGGGCCTGTATTTACAGAAGTTACCCTTCCACATGTGAAAATGAAAAAAGAGATTTCCAATCATTTATTATCCGATCGCACGTAACGCAGCCATTCATTACCTATCACTAATTATTCTTGATTCAGAGCAGTTGCAAAGCCCGCAGAATAAAATCATAAACTTCTACTGGATGGATAGATTCGGGCAGATCCATGGCTGTTGCGAAGATAGGCGCATGGTTTCGATCGGGCTCCACACAGCCGGAAGCAGCCTTTATGAAATTATTTTGCAAATGATGGTTCGTTACTGCATATGCACCATGCTGTGTTGATGATACAAGTTGAGGGCCATAGCATTCAGCATAGGCCATGGCATAATGCTGATACGATGCCGCTTCTTTATTTTGCCAGTAATCATAAGCAAACCATCTGTCAGGCTCAGCAACCAGAATAAAATCTCCAGCTCTTGGATGCGCAATGCGCCGGTTTCGTTTTTCAACCCTATCCCAGATAGCAGCCACACCATCTATTTCTTTTAAGCATGACTTGATATCACGTGCTATTTTCCAGTCCTGTACATACACGTGCGCAATTTGATGATCGGCCAGGGCAAATGCTTTCGATTCCATCACATCCAGAAACTCCTGACCAAATTGGCTAATCACTTCCAGTAAACCTTCTTCTCGAAGTATCTGGTTGATGTAAATGGGATGCTGTACAGGAACATAAACTTCATCCGAAACCAACAATACCTGCACCCCATTTGCCTCGTAAAGAGAGATTAACTGCATACACAATTGATCAACATTTGCAAATACGTCTTTGAGTTGAATATCATCATAACCTTTTACCGGAATTTGATAGGCAAGCTCAGGCAGAGAAATCAGGGTAAGATGGGGTTGCTCATGCATTTCAATCCATTGTGCTGTGCGCATCATGTATTCGCTCATCCACCGCACTTCCTCATCTCCGCTCCTGATGCGGGATGGCATAGCTTTATCTTTTTGATAAAGCATATCTTTCAACTCATCCCATTCTTCAGCAAGACGAGTGAGCAAAGATTTGGGTCTGATATACAGGTGTGGAATCGTTGGCCAGAAAGCCCAGCGATAAGGTTTAAAACCCACCACCACATCACACTGATCCTGAAAATAATGTTGCCATCCAATCAATGCACATCGAAAATCCTGATGCCTTGCTTTCATTCTTTGCCAGATGCCCGGCCTTTGCACGAGCCTGCCCGAGGGAAACTGCCATTGAATTAAACCCTGATCGGCCTCGTACCAGCCATTGCCAACCACACCATGATCGGTAGGCCAGCTACCGGTAAGAAAGCTTGCTTGCATGCTGGGCGAAAGCACAGGAAATGAGGCCTGAATAGGTGCACAGGACACAGTTGATAACCAGCTATTTAATCGGGGCGTGAAATTTCTGATGAGATCAACAGATAGGCCTGAAATGTTGATGACGGCAACGCGCTTCATATCCTTTATTGCATGTTAAACCAACGAGCGGTTTTATCAAAGGATAGGCCATCATATAGATATGTCTTTAGCCGCTAAAGTTATGAAATTCAAATGAAAAACAGGTGCAATCAGGCATTTTTCTATGCCCGACGTTTTGCACCAGATGCACGGCCAGGAATGCAAAACTGGGAATCAACTGCAATTTTTGGAGATGATTAGTAGTTTTGTATAATCCCATGTCTGGAAATTTCATATATCGCAACTTGCTATGGCCAGTCTGGCTGTGTTATGCTTCATTTTATTTTTCTTTCCAGCCCCAACAATCATCATACACGCCGATAAAAGATACCGCTGCCATCAAGCAGTCGGCCGATAGTTTGCTGGCCCGGTGCATTGAAGCCTTTACAAATCGCGACATGAGTCGTGCTACGGCTTATGGTATTCAGGCTGCAGCATTATTTCACCAGCAGAAAAAATATAATTCCGAAGCACTCAGCTATGCTTATCTTGCCGAAATTTTCAAGCAACTGGGTACCATCGACAATACCCTTGCATACAGCTGGCAGGGCGTGGCTTACGCAAAAAAAGCAGGCACCCTTGCCGCAGCTATACACGATACGGCCCAATGGGTCATAGCCCTGAATGCCCTGGGTATCATATACAGGGATATCGGACAACATAAATCCTATGAATCATATTACGATTCGGCAAGGATATGTTATTTGAAAGCACTCGACCTAATCAGGCGTTCCGGTAAGAGCATGAATTACATACCCAAACTATACAATAACCTGAGCCAGATTGCTACGGAATATGATCACAATTATACACGGGCCTTGCAATATTTATCAGAAGCCATGGCCATCAACCAGAAAAATCATAATCTCGTCAGTCTTTCCTACAATTATGGCAATGTAGCTTATGTATATCAGCTCATGGGCGATACTACACGTTCTATTGATTATGCTCGTAAAACGGTTGCCGCCGCGCGCTTGCTTAACATGCCCGATCGATTATTGAATGCTTATGAACAGGCTTATGAAAGTTTTAAAGCTGCCCATCAATACGATTCCGCCCTGTACTATTATGAGCAATACAATGTGATCAATGATTCGATGGCCAATATAGAAAAAACACGCCAGATTGTCGACATGCAAACGAAATATGAAACCCTGCAAAAAGAATCGACCATCAAACAACTCGACCTGCAAAATGCAGCCAAAACAAGGCAGGTGAGTCTGCTTGGCGGCGGACTGATCCTGATGTGCCTGCTGCTGGGTACCGTGGTATGGCAATACCTGAAAACAGAAAAACAAAAAAAGCTGATTGCTCAACAGTCCGAGCAATTGAAAACCATGATGAAAGAATTGCATCACCGGGTGAAGAATAACTTACAGATCGTGAGCAGCCTGCTGAGCCTGCAAAGCTATAAAACCACCGACGAGCAAACCCAGCAGGCTTTTCGTGAAAGCCGTCAACGGGTATGGGCCATGAGCCTCATTCACCAGCGTCTGTATCAAACCGATCAGCTCACCACCATCCAGATTCAGGATTATCTCACCGAACTGGCCGAGTCGTTGATTGCGGCGTTTGGCTTCGATGCAAACGCCTGCGATTTGCAGGTACATACCAATTGCCAGTGGCTGGATGTTGAAAAAGCCCTACCGCTGGGCTTAATGGCCAATGAAATCCTCACCAATGCCTGCAAATATGCCTTCGCCGATTTTCCCCAACCCATATTGCATATTCATTTTGAGGAACAACCCGATCACATGCATCTCACCATCCGTTATTCCGGGAAAAAATGGGATAAAAATCGCTGGTTACAGAACTCCTCTTCATTCGGCCATCAGCTGGTGGCTTCGCTGTGCAAACAGTTGAGAGCCCGACAGGAAATAGATATTCAAGAACATACCACCACATTCGCCTTTTCCATCCCTAAATCAGCCTGAGCATGCCTGATGAAAACATCCATATTCTCATCGTAGAAGATGAATCGATCGTAGCCCTGGACCTGGCCACAGGCCTGCAACGTGAAGGATATCACATTGTAGGCGTTGCCGATCATGCACAGGAAGCCAGGAAATTATTTACTTCACAGGAAGTAGATCTGCTGTTGATGGATATTCATATCCGGGGTGAAAAAGACGGCGTGGAAACCGCCAGGGAATTGATGGCCATCAAACAGGTGCCCTTGATTTATCTAACGGCATATACTGATCACGACACCATCCAGCGGGTAAAGCAAACCTATCCGGCAGCATTTCTTTCCAAACCCTATGATATTCATCACGTGCGCATAGCCATTGAGCTGGCGCTGAACAATTTTGCATTATTCAGGGAACAACAAACCGGTAAAATGATTCCCCTGACAGCGACCGGAATGCCGAACAGCAGACAAAAAGAAGGGGAGGAACCATTGCAGGAAAAAGAAACCATTCTTCAACTAACCGATTATATTTTCATCAAACAAAACTATCGATTCATTAAGATACGCATGGCAGATATTCTTTACGCCAGCGCCGATGATAATTATGTTCATCTGCATACGGTGGATAAAAAATACAGCCTACGCATCAGTCTCTCTCAGCTTATTGATAGAATCAATCGACCCTGGCTGGTGCGTATTCATCGTTCTTATGCCATCAACCTGCAGGCTATTCAATCATTTACCGAACAGGAAGTGATTATCAACAAAGAACATTTGCCTATCAGTCGAAACTACAAAGATGATTTCCTGAAAAATTTTCATTTCAGATAATCGTCTATTCTACCGCATTTTTTTGCTTTTCACCACAGAATTCTTTCGTTTTACCCCAAGCGGATATCATCGGCTCTATGTCATCACTATTTTTACCCGTGATGAACACCAGAAGTTTATTTCCCTGTCCTATGGCATACCGTTTTCCCGGCCCAATAGGGATAAACCTCGTGAGGTATTATCCCCGGAAGGTTGAGCAGGATTTGCATATGCTGTTTCTCAGCGAAGGTTTTGTACACGTTCGGATGGAGTTGAAAAGTTATGATAAGCCTGTATGGTCATGCCGCACGTTGTTGCTCAGGCCGGGTAAGCAGGAGCTGATTTTGAATTTGAACTTTTTACCATCAGGTGCTTACTGGATCGAATGGGATAAGCCCGATTTACCCTGGATTGAATTTCTGAAGGCGTAGGCTTTCGCGTTGTTGACCCTAACATCCGGCGTTTGTTGCCCCAAAAAGATTTTTTATGAGTTTTTGAGCTTGTTCATCATTTTAAAAAAAACAGGAGGCTTCTGGCCTCCTGTTTTGTATGCATAAACTTCAATTAAGCAATCAATAACCGGGATTTTGTTTGAGCACGGATTGCCCATTGACTGTTGAACGGTCGATTTCTTGCTGAGGTATGGGGAAGTATTCATTTTTACCTTTTGTGAAATGTGCACCTTGCATTAAGGTGTATCCTGAAGCCACTTC
It includes:
- a CDS encoding nucleotide pyrophosphatase/phosphodiesterase family protein, with the protein product MKRVAVINISGLSVDLIRNFTPRLNSWLSTVSCAPIQASFPVLSPSMQASFLTGSWPTDHGVVGNGWYEADQGLIQWQFPSGRLVQRPGIWQRMKARHQDFRCALIGWQHYFQDQCDVVVGFKPYRWAFWPTIPHLYIRPKSLLTRLAEEWDELKDMLYQKDKAMPSRIRSGDEEVRWMSEYMMRTAQWIEMHEQPHLTLISLPELAYQIPVKGYDDIQLKDVFANVDQLCMQLISLYEANGVQVLLVSDEVYVPVQHPIYINQILREEGLLEVISQFGQEFLDVMESKAFALADHQIAHVYVQDWKIARDIKSCLKEIDGVAAIWDRVEKRNRRIAHPRAGDFILVAEPDRWFAYDYWQNKEAASYQHYAMAYAECYGPQLVSSTQHGAYAVTNHHLQNNFIKAASGCVEPDRNHAPIFATAMDLPESIHPVEVYDFILRALQLL
- a CDS encoding GNAT family N-acetyltransferase is translated as MDAICFEIIPHGSASYQEMIRLREKILRTPLGLQFSADEIDAEKHDLHIGAFLPPDHRLIACCVLSPLDHQTVRLRQMAVDISFQRQHIGTALLKYAEYVACLKGFHTIVLHARVYAMEFYQKHGYSVEGPVFTEVTLPHVKMKKEISNHLLSDRT
- a CDS encoding LytTR family transcriptional regulator DNA-binding domain-containing protein, with protein sequence MPDENIHILIVEDESIVALDLATGLQREGYHIVGVADHAQEARKLFTSQEVDLLLMDIHIRGEKDGVETARELMAIKQVPLIYLTAYTDHDTIQRVKQTYPAAFLSKPYDIHHVRIAIELALNNFALFREQQTGKMIPLTATGMPNSRQKEGEEPLQEKETILQLTDYIFIKQNYRFIKIRMADILYASADDNYVHLHTVDKKYSLRISLSQLIDRINRPWLVRIHRSYAINLQAIQSFTEQEVIINKEHLPISRNYKDDFLKNFHFR
- a CDS encoding histidine kinase dimerization/phosphoacceptor domain -containing protein → MSGNFIYRNLLWPVWLCYASFYFSFQPQQSSYTPIKDTAAIKQSADSLLARCIEAFTNRDMSRATAYGIQAAALFHQQKKYNSEALSYAYLAEIFKQLGTIDNTLAYSWQGVAYAKKAGTLAAAIHDTAQWVIALNALGIIYRDIGQHKSYESYYDSARICYLKALDLIRRSGKSMNYIPKLYNNLSQIATEYDHNYTRALQYLSEAMAINQKNHNLVSLSYNYGNVAYVYQLMGDTTRSIDYARKTVAAARLLNMPDRLLNAYEQAYESFKAAHQYDSALYYYEQYNVINDSMANIEKTRQIVDMQTKYETLQKESTIKQLDLQNAAKTRQVSLLGGGLILMCLLLGTVVWQYLKTEKQKKLIAQQSEQLKTMMKELHHRVKNNLQIVSSLLSLQSYKTTDEQTQQAFRESRQRVWAMSLIHQRLYQTDQLTTIQIQDYLTELAESLIAAFGFDANACDLQVHTNCQWLDVEKALPLGLMANEILTNACKYAFADFPQPILHIHFEEQPDHMHLTIRYSGKKWDKNRWLQNSSSFGHQLVASLCKQLRARQEIDIQEHTTTFAFSIPKSA
- a CDS encoding TolC family protein yields the protein MDTILQKTMTTIQYARQLYVKHTNPIGILLWMCFFQAASAQPLMTIDNAIAIGIKNNYNILMARNAEDIARNDYRYAYGALLPQINLNATRNWSSNNVNQSFSDGRKVDKKNARSNVWNLTGNLNWTLFDGLRMFAAADELKNIRDRGELVVKSEVIQTIASIMNTYYLIVQQKQQLAAIAEQMQISEERVRIAQNKFSSGLGSKLDVLQAQVDLNAQRSAYLQQQTLIAKTKAMLNQLIALPPDQEFEVEDSIPIDTSLQMTDLKTEALQQNPDLLIASKDLELAKNNLQITRAQRFPTLSFNTTYSFNKQNAQATNPYQPISNRNLGLTYGLSASIPIFHGFDIKRQIEDAQLNMQYQQINLQNQTSQLQLSLQNAYQDYRYYIQAMQLEQSNVSVAEENVRIALAAFEQGQSTTLDVRTAQQGLADAQARLITARYNAKQAEITLLQLKGDLIQ